The following are from one region of the Noviherbaspirillum sedimenti genome:
- the hpf gene encoding ribosome hibernation-promoting factor, HPF/YfiA family: MNLTISGHHLELTPSIREYVHAKLERIRRHFDHVIDAAVILTVDKLAEKDKRQRAEITLRMRGKDVHVESIAHDLYAAIDALIDKLDRQVIKYKTMIQDHQHQAIKHLPASATSAPEE, from the coding sequence ATGAATCTGACCATCAGTGGACATCACCTCGAACTGACCCCTTCCATCCGGGAATATGTGCATGCAAAGCTGGAGCGTATCAGGCGCCACTTCGACCATGTCATTGATGCTGCGGTCATCCTGACCGTAGACAAGCTCGCCGAGAAAGACAAGCGCCAGAGAGCGGAAATCACGCTGCGCATGCGTGGCAAGGATGTGCATGTCGAATCCATCGCTCACGATTTGTATGCGGCAATCGACGCCCTGATCGACAAGCTCGACCGCCAGGTCATCAAGTACAAAACCATGATCCAGGACCATCAGCACCAGGCGATCAAGCACTTGCCTGCATCGGCCACCAGCGCGCCGGAGGAGTAA
- a CDS encoding pilus assembly protein PilP — protein MTIPRFYCAGLAFAAAVGLSGCDDGGMQEVRQWMDEVRQNARVNVPKLSEPKKFLPFTYAQRDNVDPYSPSKLAIALAKAKANSNSALKPDMDRRREALESYPLDALRMVGTLQKPGINFALIQAEKTVFHLKVGNYVGQNFGMITNITETEVELKEIVQDASGEWVERQAKLELQESKK, from the coding sequence ATGACGATCCCTCGCTTTTATTGCGCTGGCCTGGCGTTCGCCGCCGCGGTGGGTTTGAGTGGCTGTGATGATGGCGGCATGCAGGAAGTCAGGCAATGGATGGATGAGGTCAGGCAGAACGCCAGGGTGAATGTCCCCAAGCTGTCCGAACCCAAGAAATTCCTGCCCTTTACCTATGCCCAGCGCGATAACGTTGATCCGTATAGCCCGAGCAAGCTGGCGATCGCCTTGGCCAAGGCCAAGGCAAATTCGAATAGCGCCTTGAAGCCGGACATGGATCGCCGCCGCGAAGCGCTGGAAAGCTATCCGCTTGATGCCCTGCGCATGGTTGGCACCTTGCAAAAGCCGGGGATCAATTTTGCCCTGATACAGGCAGAAAAGACGGTGTTTCATCTTAAAGTGGGAAATTACGTCGGCCAGAATTTCGGCATGATCACGAACATTACGGAAACTGAAGTTGAGTTGAAAGAAATCGTCCAAGATGCGTCCGGCGAATGGGTCGAACGTCAAGCCAAGTTAGAGTTGCAGGAGAGTAAAAAATGA
- a CDS encoding PilN domain-containing protein translates to MVKINLLPHREEKRKQRKAGFVAMLGAAALVGGLIVLAVGGIIAAQIAGQNERNEFIKAENAKLDVQIKEIATLRQEIEALKARQQAVEDLQSDRNQPVYMMDELVKQVPEGVYLKSFKQEGQRVVLNGYAQSNERVSELLRNLGNSSPWLQKPDLIEIRSTGIGQGRDAKRVFDFTVNVGIKRPRDQEQQQQAASAAGTAAAPAAPKAP, encoded by the coding sequence ATGGTCAAGATTAACCTGCTTCCTCATCGCGAGGAAAAACGTAAACAACGCAAGGCGGGCTTTGTCGCCATGCTGGGCGCTGCGGCGCTGGTCGGTGGCCTGATCGTGCTGGCAGTCGGCGGCATTATCGCGGCGCAGATTGCCGGGCAAAACGAGCGTAATGAATTCATCAAGGCGGAAAATGCCAAGCTCGATGTGCAGATCAAGGAAATCGCCACTTTGCGACAAGAAATCGAAGCCTTGAAGGCGCGTCAGCAAGCGGTCGAAGACTTGCAAAGCGACCGCAACCAGCCAGTGTACATGATGGATGAGCTGGTCAAGCAAGTGCCGGAAGGCGTCTATCTGAAGTCGTTCAAGCAGGAGGGGCAGCGAGTGGTATTGAATGGCTATGCCCAGTCCAATGAGCGGGTGTCGGAATTGCTGCGCAATCTGGGCAACAGCTCGCCGTGGCTGCAGAAACCGGATTTGATCGAGATCCGCTCCACCGGTATCGGCCAGGGCAGGGATGCCAAGAGGGTGTTCGACTTTACCGTCAATGTCGGCATCAAGCGCCCGCGCGACCAGGAACAACAACAGCAAGCCGCAAGTGCGGCCGGCACTGCTGCGGCGCCGGCGGCGCCCAAGGCACCTTGA
- a CDS encoding type 4a pilus biogenesis protein PilO, whose translation MADLKNFGESLSAQFRGLNGRHPGLWPIAPRLLCALGALAVVAFLGWYLYWSPQLEELEMGKQEEIKLRAAYEDKVRQAVNLDALRKQKEQVGEYVATLEKQLPSKAEMDALLSDINQAGLGRGLQFELFKPGQVVVKDYYAELPINIKITGNYHDVGAFTSDIANLPRIVTLNNLQLTTLKEGALSLDAVAKTFRYLDREEVEAQRAAAGGNKKGGKK comes from the coding sequence ATGGCAGATTTGAAAAATTTTGGCGAATCTTTGTCCGCGCAATTCCGCGGCTTGAACGGCCGTCATCCCGGCTTGTGGCCAATCGCGCCGCGCCTGTTATGCGCCTTGGGCGCATTGGCCGTGGTGGCGTTCCTCGGCTGGTATCTCTACTGGAGCCCGCAACTGGAAGAGCTGGAAATGGGCAAGCAGGAAGAAATCAAACTCAGGGCCGCTTATGAGGATAAGGTCAGGCAAGCGGTCAATCTGGATGCCTTGCGCAAGCAAAAGGAACAGGTCGGCGAATATGTCGCCACCCTGGAAAAGCAATTGCCGAGCAAGGCGGAAATGGATGCCCTGCTTTCCGATATCAACCAGGCCGGCCTGGGACGGGGTTTGCAATTCGAATTATTCAAGCCGGGCCAGGTGGTGGTGAAAGACTATTACGCCGAATTGCCGATCAATATCAAGATCACTGGCAATTATCATGATGTTGGCGCTTTCACCAGCGATATCGCCAATTTGCCGCGCATCGTTACCTTGAATAACCTGCAGCTGACGACCTTGAAAGAAGGTGCGCTGAGCCTGGATGCAGTGGCTAAAACATTCCGCTATCTGGACCGTGAGGAAGTGGAAGCGCAACGTGCGGCAGCAGGTGGTAACAAGAAGGGCGGTAAAAAATGA
- the pilQ gene encoding type IV pilus secretin PilQ, translated as MNALKEQFKNAGARQSKAWRLLTLAVLGSICAFANAQENAIESITANQQGANVVVKVTMKNPLSKPPIGFSITNPARIALDFPATANATGTSAQNINLGDVRNVNVVQAGERSRLVFNLLRPLNYATAVEGNAVVVTIDGSGGVATAVNAAGLPVAAAPVPAGKSALRDIDFRRGAIGEGRVVVNLPNNQVGVDVRQQGQTIVVDFLKMSLPEVLRRRLDVADFGTPVQTVTTIPMGENVRMVITPTGLWEHSAYQSDTQLVVEVKPIKEDPNKLTQGTQGYRGERLSLNFQNVEVRAVLQVIADFTGLNIITSDTVTGNLTLRLKDVPWDQALDIVMQAKGLDMRKNGSVLWIAPKDELLTKEKLELEQKAQIAELEPVKTEIFQLNYQKAESFKQVFALDGAGGGNNRILSRRGSAVIDPRTNQLFVTDIPSKLEDVRKLIQKTDVASRQVLIEARIVEASDTFSKNLGAKLGFGLQSTFNGNRIAEVGGQQTGTVGAAGGSAANAIGLNSPALATVNGNAVNLPAAGLLGNTAGTVAISLFNAAATRFISLELSALEADGKGKIISSPRIVTADQLKALIEQGTELPYQQATSSGATSVSFRKANLKLEVTPQITPDGNVILDVDVNKDSVGQATTAGFAIDTKHVKTQVLVENGGTIVLGGIFQQTERDSVSKVPLFGDIPVLGNLFKTTSRTNDKTELLIFLTPKILSDKLAVR; from the coding sequence ATGAATGCGTTAAAAGAACAGTTCAAGAATGCCGGCGCACGACAATCCAAGGCGTGGCGGCTTCTCACCCTGGCGGTTCTTGGCAGTATTTGCGCATTCGCCAATGCCCAGGAAAATGCGATTGAGTCGATCACGGCCAACCAGCAAGGTGCCAACGTCGTCGTCAAGGTGACAATGAAAAACCCGCTCAGCAAGCCGCCGATCGGTTTTTCCATTACCAATCCTGCCCGCATTGCCCTGGATTTTCCTGCGACGGCGAACGCCACGGGCACTTCGGCGCAAAACATCAATCTCGGTGATGTGCGCAATGTGAATGTGGTACAGGCCGGCGAACGTTCGCGCCTGGTGTTTAACCTCTTGCGTCCATTGAACTATGCGACCGCTGTCGAAGGCAACGCGGTCGTGGTAACAATTGATGGTTCCGGCGGAGTCGCTACCGCAGTCAATGCCGCCGGCTTGCCGGTGGCCGCTGCCCCGGTCCCGGCCGGCAAGTCGGCGCTGCGCGATATCGATTTCCGCCGCGGTGCAATCGGCGAAGGCCGTGTGGTGGTCAACTTGCCAAACAACCAGGTTGGCGTGGATGTGCGCCAGCAGGGCCAGACCATCGTGGTCGATTTTCTCAAGATGAGCTTGCCTGAAGTGCTGCGCCGTCGACTGGATGTCGCCGATTTCGGCACGCCGGTACAAACCGTGACTACCATCCCGATGGGTGAAAATGTGCGTATGGTGATTACGCCGACGGGGCTTTGGGAGCATAGCGCTTACCAGAGCGATACCCAGCTGGTGGTTGAAGTCAAGCCGATCAAGGAAGATCCAAACAAGCTGACGCAGGGCACGCAAGGTTACCGCGGCGAGCGCCTGTCGCTGAATTTCCAGAACGTCGAAGTGCGCGCCGTATTGCAAGTCATCGCCGATTTTACCGGCTTGAATATCATCACCAGCGATACCGTCACCGGCAACCTGACCTTGCGCCTGAAAGACGTGCCCTGGGACCAGGCGCTGGATATCGTGATGCAAGCCAAGGGCCTGGACATGCGCAAGAATGGTTCGGTGCTGTGGATCGCGCCGAAAGATGAATTGCTGACCAAGGAAAAGCTGGAACTGGAACAAAAGGCGCAAATCGCCGAACTGGAACCGGTGAAAACCGAAATCTTCCAGCTGAATTATCAAAAGGCGGAATCCTTCAAGCAGGTTTTTGCTCTGGATGGCGCCGGTGGCGGCAATAACCGCATTCTGTCCAGGCGTGGCAGCGCCGTGATCGATCCGCGCACCAATCAATTGTTTGTCACGGATATTCCGTCCAAGCTGGAAGATGTGCGCAAACTGATCCAGAAGACCGACGTGGCATCCAGGCAGGTGTTGATCGAGGCACGTATCGTCGAGGCCAGCGATACGTTCAGCAAGAACCTGGGCGCAAAACTCGGCTTCGGTTTGCAAAGTACCTTTAATGGCAACAGAATCGCGGAAGTGGGCGGCCAGCAGACCGGTACCGTCGGCGCTGCCGGTGGGTCGGCTGCCAATGCCATCGGCCTGAATTCGCCTGCCTTGGCAACAGTGAATGGCAATGCAGTGAACTTGCCGGCGGCTGGCTTGCTTGGCAATACCGCCGGCACCGTCGCGATTTCCTTGTTTAACGCCGCCGCGACCCGCTTCATCAGCCTGGAACTGTCCGCACTGGAAGCCGACGGCAAGGGTAAGATCATTTCCAGTCCGCGCATCGTTACCGCCGACCAGTTGAAAGCCTTGATCGAGCAGGGTACCGAACTGCCGTACCAGCAAGCCACCAGCAGTGGCGCGACTTCCGTCTCCTTCCGGAAAGCCAACCTGAAACTGGAAGTCACACCACAAATCACGCCCGATGGCAATGTAATCCTGGATGTCGATGTCAACAAGGATAGCGTCGGTCAAGCGACGACTGCCGGTTTCGCGATCGATACCAAGCATGTGAAAACCCAGGTGCTGGTGGAAAATGGCGGCACCATCGTGCTGGGCGGGATTTTCCAGCAAACCGAACGGGATTCGGTATCGAAAGTTCCTCTGTTCGGCGATATCCCGGTACTGGGCAACCTGTTCAAGACCACCAGCCGTACCAATGACAAGACTGAACTGCTGATCTTCCTGACGCCGAAGATCCTGAGCGACAAGCTGGCGGTGCGTTAA
- a CDS encoding enoyl-CoA hydratase/isomerase family protein yields the protein MNEHILTCVQNRIGLLTLNRPQALNSLSLDMVRTITRTLLDWRDDDAVDAVLLCSNSEKAFCAGGDIRFLYQTAQQTARHGSGLLDDFFTEEYALNRLIHHYPKPYIVIMDGVVMGGGMGISQCHSGGKLHIVTERSKIAMPEVNIGLFPDVGGGYFLSRCPGQLGTWLALTANAIGAADALYAGLADVCIPSAQLPALKTALLSARRHSDIAAQVREFAMQAGEWGDSELARQRGAIDRHFAFDDVPSIMASLAADPAPFAQDTLAAMRKRSPLMLCVTLQQLRRGAGMAIEECLHMERSMMRRCFAHGDAAEGIRATVIDKDMQPVWSPARLEDVSPQMVEDFFQPAWPAHAHPLRCWL from the coding sequence ATGAACGAACATATTCTGACCTGTGTCCAGAACCGCATTGGCCTGCTGACCCTCAACCGCCCGCAAGCGCTGAATTCGCTGTCGCTGGACATGGTGCGCACGATCACGCGCACACTGCTGGACTGGCGCGATGACGACGCGGTCGATGCAGTACTTCTCTGCAGCAATAGCGAAAAAGCCTTTTGCGCTGGTGGCGACATCCGTTTCCTTTATCAGACAGCCCAGCAAACGGCCCGGCACGGCAGCGGCCTGCTGGACGATTTTTTCACCGAAGAATACGCGCTCAACCGCCTGATCCACCACTATCCCAAGCCCTACATCGTCATCATGGACGGCGTCGTGATGGGCGGCGGCATGGGGATTTCACAATGCCATTCCGGCGGCAAGCTGCACATCGTCACCGAGCGTAGCAAGATCGCCATGCCGGAAGTGAACATCGGCCTGTTTCCGGACGTCGGTGGCGGCTATTTCCTGTCGCGTTGCCCGGGCCAGCTTGGCACCTGGCTGGCGCTGACCGCCAATGCCATCGGCGCAGCCGATGCCCTGTATGCCGGCCTGGCGGATGTCTGCATCCCGTCGGCCCAACTGCCAGCCCTGAAAACGGCCTTGTTGAGCGCGCGGCGCCACAGCGATATTGCAGCCCAAGTACGGGAATTTGCCATGCAAGCCGGGGAATGGGGCGACAGCGAACTGGCGCGGCAGCGTGGCGCCATCGACCGCCACTTTGCGTTTGATGATGTGCCATCCATCATGGCTTCACTGGCTGCCGATCCAGCGCCATTTGCGCAAGACACACTGGCCGCCATGCGCAAGCGCTCTCCCCTGATGCTTTGCGTGACACTGCAGCAGTTGCGCCGCGGCGCCGGCATGGCGATCGAGGAATGCCTGCACATGGAGCGCTCCATGATGCGGCGGTGCTTCGCGCACGGCGATGCGGCCGAAGGAATCCGCGCCACCGTCATCGACAAGGACATGCAGCCAGTATGGTCGCCAGCGAGGCTGGAGGATGTCAGCCCGCAAATGGTGGAGGACTTTTTCCAGCCGGCGTGGCCGGCGCATGCCCATCCACTTCGCTGCTGGCTGTAG
- a CDS encoding RNA polymerase factor sigma-54 yields the protein MKQSLQLRVSQHLALTPQLQQSIRLLQLSTLELQQELEQILADNPMLERVDDPLDHSVRLLADGAINANAGTAEKSAAEEAPAADGESTYEGGEGGESQESGNGEAEWSFDDVARTGKAPEDDDARPQLEAHHVTLREHLLEQMRLGSHEIRDRALVELVVDALDNNGYLEEPLEEIHGRLPAELEIELEELTIALKLVQSFDPAGVGARNAAECLALQIRRMPKIPMVTRRMALTIVEQHLSLFAQRDFNKLKKLLDCDDEDLREAQYVIRQCNPHPGAIFASDAADYVVPDVIVKRGKNGWQVTLNHDVMPRLRVNALYANILKKNKGEGSLTSQLQEAKWLVKNMRQRFDTILRVAQAIVERQRNFFSHGAVAMRPLVLREIADTLGLHESTISRVTTQKYMLTPHGMFELKYFFGSHVATESGGEASSTAIRALIKQLIGAEDTKNPLSDSKIAEMLEEQGMVVARRTVAKYREALRIPPVNLRKSL from the coding sequence ATGAAACAGTCCCTTCAGCTACGCGTCTCCCAGCATCTGGCATTGACGCCACAATTGCAGCAGTCGATACGCCTGCTGCAATTGTCGACGCTGGAACTGCAGCAGGAACTGGAGCAAATCCTCGCCGACAACCCGATGCTGGAGCGCGTCGACGATCCGCTTGACCACTCGGTGCGGCTGCTGGCCGACGGCGCCATCAACGCAAATGCGGGCACGGCGGAAAAGTCCGCGGCCGAAGAAGCGCCGGCAGCCGATGGCGAATCCACCTACGAAGGTGGCGAAGGCGGCGAATCCCAGGAGTCCGGCAACGGCGAGGCCGAATGGAGCTTCGACGATGTCGCGCGCACCGGCAAGGCCCCGGAAGACGACGACGCCCGTCCGCAACTGGAAGCGCACCATGTCACCCTGCGTGAACACTTGCTGGAACAAATGCGCCTCGGTTCACATGAAATCCGCGACCGCGCGCTGGTCGAACTGGTCGTCGATGCGCTCGACAACAACGGCTACCTGGAAGAACCGCTGGAAGAAATCCATGGCCGGCTTCCCGCCGAACTGGAAATCGAACTGGAAGAATTGACGATCGCCCTGAAACTGGTGCAAAGCTTCGATCCGGCCGGCGTCGGTGCGCGCAATGCCGCCGAATGCCTGGCCTTGCAAATCCGCCGCATGCCGAAAATCCCGATGGTGACGCGGCGCATGGCATTGACGATCGTGGAGCAGCACCTCTCCCTGTTCGCCCAGCGCGATTTCAACAAGCTGAAAAAACTGCTCGATTGCGACGATGAGGATTTGCGCGAAGCCCAATACGTCATCAGGCAATGCAATCCGCATCCCGGCGCCATCTTCGCCAGCGATGCAGCCGACTATGTCGTCCCGGACGTCATCGTCAAACGCGGCAAGAATGGCTGGCAAGTGACCCTTAACCACGATGTCATGCCGCGGCTGCGGGTCAATGCCTTGTATGCGAATATCCTCAAGAAAAACAAGGGCGAGGGCTCACTCACGTCGCAATTGCAGGAAGCAAAATGGCTGGTCAAGAACATGCGTCAGCGTTTCGATACGATTCTGCGCGTCGCGCAAGCCATCGTGGAAAGGCAGCGCAATTTTTTCTCCCATGGCGCCGTTGCCATGCGCCCACTTGTGTTACGTGAAATTGCTGATACACTTGGTTTACACGAGAGTACTATTTCTCGTGTAACAACCCAGAAATACATGCTGACGCCGCATGGCATGTTTGAACTGAAGTACTTCTTCGGCAGCCATGTCGCCACTGAATCCGGCGGCGAAGCTTCATCGACGGCGATACGGGCACTGATCAAACAATTGATAGGAGCAGAAGACACCAAGAACCCTCTCTCGGACAGCAAGATTGCAGAAATGCTGGAGGAGCAAGGCATGGTGGTGGCCCGGCGCACTGTGGCCAAGTACCGCGAAGCCCTGAGAATCCCCCCGGTTAACCTGCGCAAGTCTTTGTAG
- a CDS encoding deoxyguanosinetriphosphate triphosphohydrolase has translation MDLEACLAPYAAHSAASRGRHFAEPPPGSRTEFQRDRDRIVHSTAFRRLEYKTQVFVNHEGDLFRTRLTHSIEVAQIARAIARNLRLNEDLVEAISLAHDLGHTPFGHAGQDALNECMAQYGGFEHNLQSLRVVDKLEERYGAFDGLNLMFETREGILKHCSIPNAQMLGEIGLRFIEKKQPTLEAQLANLADEIAYNNHDIDDGLRSGLLSIEQLDEVDFFARHRREAQAAFPGIGGRRMINETVRRMINTLIVDLTRTSAEKILAAGVQSVAEVRSSPALISFSDAMRQEEILLKRFLRENLYRHYQVNRMTSKARRVVRELFEAFMAEPRLLAPDYQVGGDVARQARKVADYIAGMTDRYAMREHRRLFMIDEL, from the coding sequence ATGGACCTCGAAGCCTGCCTCGCTCCCTATGCGGCACATTCGGCCGCCTCGCGAGGCCGGCACTTTGCCGAGCCGCCGCCCGGCTCGCGCACCGAATTCCAGCGCGACCGCGACCGCATCGTCCATTCGACCGCTTTTCGCCGCCTGGAATACAAGACCCAGGTATTCGTCAACCATGAAGGCGATCTGTTTCGCACGCGCCTGACGCATAGCATCGAGGTGGCGCAGATTGCCCGCGCGATCGCCCGTAACCTGCGCCTGAATGAAGACCTGGTGGAAGCGATTTCGCTGGCGCACGACCTCGGCCACACGCCTTTCGGGCATGCCGGCCAGGATGCCTTGAACGAATGCATGGCGCAGTACGGCGGCTTCGAGCACAATCTGCAAAGCCTGCGCGTGGTCGACAAGCTGGAAGAGCGCTACGGCGCGTTCGATGGCCTGAACCTGATGTTCGAGACGCGCGAAGGGATTCTCAAGCATTGCTCCATTCCCAATGCGCAGATGCTGGGCGAGATCGGCCTGCGCTTCATCGAAAAAAAACAGCCGACCCTGGAAGCGCAGCTGGCCAACCTGGCCGATGAAATCGCCTATAACAACCACGATATCGACGACGGTTTGCGTTCCGGTTTGCTCTCGATCGAACAGTTGGACGAAGTCGATTTTTTCGCACGCCACCGGCGCGAGGCGCAAGCGGCGTTTCCCGGCATTGGCGGGCGTCGCATGATCAATGAAACCGTGCGCCGCATGATCAATACCTTGATCGTCGACTTGACCCGGACTTCCGCAGAAAAAATCCTGGCTGCCGGCGTGCAAAGCGTGGCGGAAGTGCGCAGCTCGCCGGCGCTGATCAGCTTCTCGGACGCCATGCGTCAGGAAGAAATCTTGCTGAAGCGCTTCCTGCGCGAGAACCTGTACCGGCATTACCAGGTCAACCGCATGACCAGCAAGGCGCGCCGCGTCGTACGCGAGCTGTTTGAAGCCTTCATGGCGGAACCGCGCCTGCTGGCGCCGGACTACCAGGTGGGGGGCGATGTCGCACGGCAGGCGCGCAAGGTGGCCGATTATATTGCCGGCATGACCGATCGCTATGCCATGCGCGAGCACCGCCGCCTGTTCATGATCGACGAACTCTAG
- a CDS encoding pilus assembly protein PilM → MALDLGSLFGKANSPLVGLDISTSGVKLVELSQVGKNELRLERFASESLPRGAVVDGNIENIEQVSEAVRRVWKKSGTKAKHVALGMPPASVITKKIVLPGGLLEEELEIQVETEASQYIPFALDEVSLDFDVCGPAQNSPEDVEVLLAATRKEKVEDRVAVAEAAGLKPLVMDIESYAARASVDRLIVQLPNAGQGQIVALLQIGTQVTHISVLLDGQTIYEREQPFGGGQLTQDIVRAYGLSHEEAEAKKKSGDLPEGYERELLEPFLENAAMEVTRAVQFFFTSTPYTRIDQIFLAGGCASIPGLVEVVAERTKISASVVSPFKGMQLASSIREKQLRTDAPAYLVACGLAMRRFD, encoded by the coding sequence TTGGCTCTAGATCTTGGATCCTTATTCGGCAAAGCAAATTCGCCGCTGGTTGGCCTTGACATCAGCACCTCGGGCGTGAAGCTCGTGGAGTTGTCGCAGGTCGGCAAAAATGAATTGCGGTTGGAGCGTTTCGCTTCAGAATCCTTGCCGCGTGGCGCGGTTGTCGACGGTAATATCGAAAACATCGAACAGGTTTCCGAAGCAGTGCGGCGCGTCTGGAAAAAAAGCGGCACCAAGGCCAAGCACGTAGCCTTGGGCATGCCTCCGGCGTCGGTCATTACCAAGAAAATTGTCTTGCCGGGCGGCCTGCTGGAAGAGGAGCTGGAAATTCAGGTGGAAACCGAAGCCAGCCAATACATTCCTTTTGCCCTGGATGAAGTCAGCCTGGACTTCGATGTGTGCGGCCCGGCGCAGAATTCGCCGGAAGACGTGGAAGTGCTGTTGGCCGCTACCCGCAAGGAAAAGGTCGAAGACCGCGTGGCGGTGGCGGAAGCAGCCGGCCTGAAGCCGCTGGTGATGGATATCGAATCCTACGCCGCACGGGCTTCGGTCGATCGCCTGATCGTCCAATTGCCGAACGCTGGCCAGGGCCAGATCGTGGCGCTGCTGCAAATTGGCACCCAGGTGACCCATATTTCGGTGTTGCTGGATGGTCAGACCATTTACGAACGCGAACAACCCTTCGGCGGCGGCCAGCTGACCCAGGATATCGTGCGCGCTTACGGCCTGTCGCATGAAGAAGCGGAAGCGAAAAAGAAAAGCGGCGATTTGCCGGAGGGATATGAGCGTGAATTGCTGGAGCCTTTCCTGGAAAACGCCGCGATGGAAGTGACCCGCGCAGTGCAGTTTTTCTTCACCTCGACGCCGTACACCCGGATCGACCAGATTTTCCTGGCGGGCGGTTGCGCGTCGATTCCCGGCCTGGTTGAAGTCGTCGCCGAACGCACCAAGATTTCCGCCTCCGTTGTCAGCCCTTTCAAGGGGATGCAATTGGCATCAAGCATTCGCGAGAAACAATTGCGTACGGACGCGCCCGCATATCTGGTGGCCTGCGGTCTGGCGATGCGGAGGTTTGATTGA